A genomic segment from Anaerobaca lacustris encodes:
- a CDS encoding ATP-binding protein has product MALKDVFCQDRAIEILQRGRAADRAAHAYIFAGLEGVGKYTTACEWARLVLCRNPVAGDGDGFADSCGSCESCALFEGGAHPDYSHVYKELLEFTKDGKGRKAPVEFPIDVVREFLLEKVTIRPTASERRVFVVSEAEKLNASSQNALLKVLEEPPHYCTIILLCTRLEQLLPTTKSRCQIIRFGPITEDRIVARLAETGLDRQRARFFARLAQGSLGLACQWGRLEREGLALFDVKKTIVAGVAGFRRADVLELAEQLIAAAKQIATAWADLDKTVSKSDLSRRAQKTVIQIVVSAFHDAMMANTVSNPAPIHFDQSEDVARLAGRLDPEQAAQCIDEGYEALRWIDANVNEKLIFERLLLRLAPAGT; this is encoded by the coding sequence ATGGCGTTGAAAGACGTTTTCTGTCAGGACAGGGCGATTGAGATTTTGCAGCGCGGGCGTGCGGCTGATCGCGCCGCGCATGCGTACATCTTCGCCGGGCTCGAAGGGGTCGGCAAGTACACCACGGCCTGCGAATGGGCCCGGCTCGTGCTCTGCCGGAATCCCGTTGCCGGCGATGGTGACGGCTTTGCCGACAGTTGCGGTTCGTGCGAATCCTGCGCTCTGTTTGAAGGCGGCGCGCACCCGGACTACTCGCACGTCTACAAGGAGCTTCTGGAGTTCACCAAGGACGGCAAGGGCCGCAAGGCCCCGGTCGAGTTCCCGATCGACGTCGTCCGCGAGTTCCTGCTGGAGAAGGTCACGATCCGCCCGACGGCCTCCGAGCGCAGGGTCTTCGTCGTCAGCGAGGCCGAGAAGCTCAACGCCTCCTCGCAGAACGCCCTGCTGAAGGTGCTGGAAGAGCCGCCGCACTACTGCACGATCATCCTGCTGTGCACCCGCCTCGAACAATTGCTGCCGACGACCAAATCGCGCTGCCAGATCATCCGCTTCGGCCCCATCACGGAGGACCGGATCGTCGCCCGGCTGGCCGAGACGGGGCTCGACCGGCAGCGCGCCCGGTTCTTCGCAAGGCTGGCGCAGGGTAGTCTGGGACTGGCGTGCCAATGGGGCCGACTGGAGCGCGAAGGGCTGGCCCTGTTCGATGTGAAGAAGACGATCGTCGCCGGCGTGGCGGGCTTTCGGCGGGCCGACGTATTGGAACTGGCCGAGCAGTTGATCGCCGCCGCCAAGCAGATCGCCACCGCCTGGGCCGACCTGGACAAAACGGTCAGCAAGAGCGACCTCAGCCGCCGCGCCCAGAAGACCGTCATTCAGATCGTTGTATCGGCGTTTCACGATGCGATGATGGCCAATACCGTCTCGAACCCTGCCCCGATCCACTTCGATCAGAGCGAGGACGTCGCTCGCCTGGCCGGCCGGCTCGACCCCGAGCAGGCCGCCCAGTGCATTGACGAGGGCTACGAGGCCCTCCGCTGGATCGACGCCAACGTCAACGAGAAGCTCATCTTCGAGCGGCTGCTGCTGCGTCTGGCCCCGGCCGGCACATAG
- a CDS encoding transposase: protein MVYDARKHHRRSIRWFAYDYAQAGAYFVTICTADRQGPLGRVEGTEVRLSRFGQIAEACWRAIPEHFEDVALDAFVVMPNHVHGIVVICDGRARHASPLPATPKGPGRRSVGSIVGAYKSAVCRRVNAIGGTPGAALWQRNYYEHVIRNERQLNHIRRYTADNPANWMLDHENPQGRCYGQSEKQQSFTY, encoded by the coding sequence ATGGTGTATGATGCGAGGAAGCACCACCGGCGGTCGATTCGCTGGTTCGCGTATGATTATGCGCAGGCGGGGGCGTATTTCGTGACGATCTGCACGGCGGATCGGCAGGGGCCGTTGGGCCGGGTTGAGGGCACAGAAGTGCGGCTGAGCCGGTTCGGGCAGATTGCGGAAGCATGCTGGCGGGCGATCCCGGAGCATTTCGAGGATGTGGCGCTGGATGCGTTCGTGGTGATGCCGAATCACGTGCATGGGATCGTTGTGATTTGCGATGGGAGGGCGAGGCATGCCTCGCCCCTACCAGCCACGCCGAAAGGGCCGGGGCGGCGGTCGGTGGGGTCGATTGTGGGGGCGTACAAGTCGGCGGTTTGCCGGCGGGTCAACGCGATTGGCGGCACGCCGGGGGCGGCGTTGTGGCAGCGGAACTACTACGAGCATGTGATTCGCAACGAGCGGCAGTTGAACCACATCCGGCGGTATACTGCCGACAATCCGGCCAATTGGATGCTGGATCATGAGAACCCGCAGGGCCGTTGCTACGGACAGAGCGAGAAACAGCAGTCCTTCACTTATTGA
- a CDS encoding nucleotidyltransferase — translation MNVEGLLKSLKGHKVRFVIIGATAFPVHGYSRATLDIDVFIEPKRANAERTHAALKAFGYDVSDVTVDELLTNKVLIRQYIVETDIHPFVKGMSFERVWAHRVKAKFGGTFAWFASLDDLIAMKQAAGRPKDQDDLKFLRQLRRRRQR, via the coding sequence ATGAACGTCGAAGGACTACTCAAGTCACTAAAAGGACATAAGGTGCGGTTCGTCATCATTGGGGCTACCGCCTTTCCCGTCCACGGCTATTCGCGCGCGACGCTGGACATCGACGTCTTTATCGAGCCCAAGCGCGCCAACGCCGAGCGCACCCATGCCGCTTTGAAGGCGTTTGGCTACGATGTCTCCGACGTCACTGTCGATGAGCTTCTCACCAACAAAGTTCTTATTCGCCAGTACATTGTCGAGACGGACATCCACCCTTTCGTCAAGGGGATGAGCTTCGAGCGCGTCTGGGCCCATCGCGTCAAAGCCAAGTTCGGCGGCACCTTCGCCTGGTTTGCTTCCCTCGACGACCTGATCGCCATGAAACAGGCGGCTGGCCGACCCAAAGACCAGGACGACCTCAAGTTCCTCCGCCAACTGCGCCGCCGTCGGCAGCGCTGA
- a CDS encoding Hsp20/alpha crystallin family protein → MALLSLNRRNRGELARLHNEMDDLFDGFFRGLDRPFGSHKAWPAIDVAEKDDAILVRAEVPGCKADDVDISVYNNTLTISGEKKETKEEKDKGYYYSESSYGSFRRDVTLPAEVDTAKVEATCKDGVLNITLPKAARSKAVKVQIKG, encoded by the coding sequence ATGGCACTGCTATCGTTGAACCGAAGGAACCGAGGCGAACTGGCAAGACTGCACAACGAGATGGACGACCTGTTCGACGGCTTCTTCCGTGGCCTGGACCGGCCGTTCGGCAGCCACAAGGCCTGGCCGGCGATCGACGTGGCCGAGAAGGACGACGCGATCCTGGTCCGTGCCGAGGTGCCCGGCTGCAAGGCCGACGACGTCGACATCAGCGTCTACAACAACACGCTGACCATCTCCGGCGAAAAGAAGGAGACCAAGGAGGAAAAGGACAAGGGCTACTACTACTCCGAGAGCAGTTATGGCTCCTTCCGGCGCGACGTGACGCTGCCCGCCGAGGTGGACACGGCCAAGGTCGAGGCGACCTGCAAGGACGGCGTGCTCAACATCACGCTGCCCAAGGCCGCCAGGAGCAAGGCCGTCAAGGTCCAGATCAAAGGCTGA
- the tmk gene encoding dTMP kinase, translating into MTGTLGGRFVVLDGPDGCGKSTQMRLLAQWLGEQGVSTASFRDPGTTAIGEKIREILLSPAHDAMTTPTEVLLYMAARAQLWAEEIAPALQRGRCVLLDRWLSSTCAYQGHAGQFGIEKVIAIANDALDRVWPDLTIVLDVDLATAAGRLNRALDRMEQKGDSYHRKVREGFLKLAEGRPDFVVVDSSLDVDAVHEQVVAAVGRLGSSPSQKAWDRQDR; encoded by the coding sequence TTGACGGGAACGTTGGGTGGCAGGTTTGTTGTACTGGATGGGCCGGATGGGTGCGGCAAGAGCACGCAGATGCGCCTGCTCGCGCAGTGGCTTGGCGAGCAGGGCGTTTCGACCGCGAGCTTTCGCGATCCGGGCACGACGGCCATCGGAGAGAAGATCCGCGAGATTTTGCTGAGCCCGGCGCACGATGCGATGACGACGCCGACCGAGGTGCTGCTCTACATGGCGGCGCGGGCGCAGCTCTGGGCCGAGGAGATCGCCCCGGCCTTGCAGCGGGGCCGGTGCGTGCTCCTGGACCGCTGGCTGTCGAGCACGTGCGCCTACCAGGGCCACGCCGGACAGTTCGGCATCGAGAAGGTGATCGCCATCGCCAACGATGCGCTCGACCGGGTCTGGCCCGACCTGACCATCGTTCTCGATGTGGACCTGGCGACGGCCGCCGGACGGCTCAATCGCGCGTTGGATCGCATGGAGCAGAAGGGTGACAGCTATCATCGAAAGGTCCGCGAGGGTTTCCTCAAGCTGGCCGAGGGCCGACCGGATTTCGTGGTGGTCGATTCGAGCCTGGACGTCGATGCAGTCCATGAGCAGGTCGTTGCGGCGGTGGGGCGGTTGGGGTCTTCGCCTTCGCAGAAGGCATGGGACCGACAGGACCGATAG
- a CDS encoding AP2/ERF family transcription factor — MRSCHTCAYAHRVANHCMIPPLGSCFPSLICGNCSECPGHLREVTVADPCPNYRRKRRKPVWTTVPDPADDEVRYIPLTKGLFAVVDAADYDWLSQYKWTAQMSGGKVYAVRNHKGKAILMHREIMQPPDDMVVDHIDGSGLHNCRRNMRVCTRQQNLCNTRPRGGRSQYKGVRWETRRNKWVAEITCKGKRYYLGYFDDEIEAAKAYDRKARELFGPFARLNFPDEAPAPAGP, encoded by the coding sequence ATGCGAAGCTGCCACACCTGTGCCTACGCCCACCGCGTCGCCAACCACTGTATGATCCCCCCGCTGGGCAGTTGCTTTCCCAGCCTGATCTGCGGCAATTGTTCCGAGTGCCCCGGCCACCTGCGCGAGGTGACGGTCGCCGATCCCTGCCCGAACTACCGCCGCAAACGCCGCAAGCCCGTCTGGACCACCGTGCCCGACCCAGCCGACGATGAGGTCCGCTATATCCCGCTGACCAAGGGCCTGTTCGCGGTCGTCGACGCCGCCGACTACGATTGGCTCAGCCAGTACAAATGGACCGCCCAAATGTCCGGCGGCAAGGTCTACGCCGTCCGAAACCATAAGGGCAAGGCCATCCTGATGCACCGCGAGATCATGCAGCCGCCGGACGATATGGTCGTCGATCACATCGACGGCTCCGGCCTGCACAACTGCCGACGGAACATGCGCGTCTGCACCCGCCAGCAGAACCTCTGCAACACCCGGCCTCGCGGCGGACGGTCGCAGTATAAGGGCGTCCGTTGGGAGACGCGACGCAACAAGTGGGTCGCCGAGATCACCTGCAAGGGCAAACGCTACTACCTCGGCTATTTCGACGACGAAATCGAAGCCGCCAAAGCCTACGACCGCAAAGCCCGCGAACTCTTCGGCCCCTTCGCCCGCCTCAACTTCCCCGACGAGGCCCCGGCGCCCGCCGGACCGTAA
- a CDS encoding DegT/DnrJ/EryC1/StrS family aminotransferase — MNAQRITRRQFMGAASVGAIAAASGSIPAFAGLGGAAKLAVQGGTPVRAKRWPAWPIWDPAAEERILTILRSGNWFRGQGQTVTEFEGKYARLLGAKRCTCTVNGTNALLTAMHALDVGVGDEVIVSPYTFIATYNVVIGSSALPVFADTDPETFQINPDKIEERITERTRAIMPVHILGIPADMDRINAIAKKHKLVVIEDACQAWLAQYRGKCCGTLGDLGCFSFQNSKHLPCGEGGAVVGNDEELMDRIHSYHNCGRPYGSVKGATGYPIVGTNRRMTEYQAAILLNQMQRLEADTQRRWANGQYLTGKIKDIPGIIPCKLYEGTTRAAYHLYPFRYKKEYFNNAPRARFMAALSAEGIPCSGGYGPQYRDELIEAALTSKNFTRSFPKARLDQYRKELHFPGNDQLCQEAVWLGQNMLLTEKADMDDIANAIRKIYDNRDKLA; from the coding sequence ATGAACGCACAGCGAATCACTCGACGGCAATTCATGGGAGCGGCTTCGGTCGGTGCGATTGCGGCGGCCTCCGGGAGCATTCCGGCGTTCGCCGGCCTCGGCGGCGCGGCCAAGCTGGCCGTCCAGGGCGGCACGCCCGTCCGGGCCAAGCGATGGCCCGCCTGGCCCATCTGGGACCCGGCGGCCGAGGAACGCATCCTCACCATCCTCCGCAGCGGAAACTGGTTCCGCGGCCAGGGCCAGACCGTCACCGAGTTCGAGGGCAAGTACGCCAGGCTGCTCGGCGCCAAGCGATGCACCTGCACCGTCAACGGGACCAACGCCCTGCTGACCGCGATGCACGCGCTCGACGTGGGCGTCGGCGACGAGGTGATCGTCTCGCCGTACACGTTCATCGCGACCTACAACGTGGTGATCGGCTCGTCGGCCCTGCCGGTCTTCGCCGACACCGATCCGGAGACGTTCCAGATCAACCCGGACAAGATCGAGGAGCGCATCACCGAGCGGACCCGCGCGATCATGCCCGTCCACATCCTCGGCATCCCCGCCGACATGGACCGGATCAACGCCATCGCCAAAAAGCACAAGCTCGTCGTGATCGAGGACGCCTGCCAGGCGTGGCTCGCCCAGTATCGCGGCAAGTGCTGCGGCACGCTCGGCGACCTCGGGTGCTTCAGCTTCCAGAACTCCAAGCACCTGCCCTGCGGCGAAGGCGGCGCGGTGGTCGGCAACGATGAGGAGCTGATGGACCGGATTCACTCGTACCACAATTGCGGGCGGCCCTACGGCAGCGTCAAGGGCGCCACCGGCTATCCCATCGTCGGCACCAACCGCCGGATGACCGAATACCAGGCGGCCATCCTGCTCAACCAGATGCAGCGGCTCGAAGCCGACACGCAGCGCCGCTGGGCCAACGGCCAGTACCTGACCGGCAAGATCAAGGACATCCCCGGCATCATCCCCTGCAAGCTGTACGAAGGGACGACCCGGGCGGCGTACCATCTGTACCCGTTCCGCTACAAAAAGGAGTACTTCAACAACGCCCCGAGAGCCAGGTTCATGGCGGCGCTGAGCGCCGAGGGCATCCCCTGCTCCGGCGGGTACGGCCCGCAGTACCGCGACGAACTGATCGAGGCGGCGCTGACTTCCAAGAACTTCACGCGCAGCTTCCCCAAGGCCCGACTCGATCAGTACCGCAAGGAGCTGCACTTCCCCGGCAACGACCAGCTCTGCCAGGAGGCCGTCTGGCTCGGCCAGAACATGCTCCTGACCGAAAAAGCCGACATGGACGACATCGCCAACGCCATCCGAAAGATCTACGACAACCGCGACAAACTCGCATAA
- a CDS encoding DUF2075 domain-containing protein, with protein MRREYYSDTIATFLDKEAATILGTLATNHVHDLEPSQRDAWLEEIRILKQVLGAYPHRGKVYFEYSIPRLGRRIDVVVLIDHVIFVFEFKIGEEQFTASAIDQVWDYALDLKNFHESSHHPPVAPVLVASRAADITPCVALTPHNDGLFLPILSNTSALGDVIREVLEFSSGPAIPVDQWEQGHYCPTPTIIEAATALYSGHAVQEISRSDASAINLSQTSDAISEIIESARAGSHKAVCFVTGVPGAGKTLVGLNIATKHIDSDNALYSVFLSGNGPLVAILREALARDQVRREAERGRRMKKGEARSQVKAFIQNVHHFRDECLVDLERPPIEHVALFDEAQRAWNRERTADFMRRRKHVPDFSQSEPEFLISCLDRHPDWAVIVCLVGGGQEINTGEAGISEWIDSLARAFPHWRIYISSRLTDSEYGGGQALQRIASRPGVVLRDELHLAVSMRSFRAEHVSLMVKQLLDIEPDQARLTLGQIADRYPIVLTRDLHKARKWLRHKARGSERYGIVVSSQAQRLKPHAIDVRTPLDPIHWFLDGKEDVRSSYYLEDAATEFHVQGLELDWACVTWDGDFRHTRNGWEHWSFCGDRWKRIRKPERQTYLKNAYRVLLTRARQGMAIVVPEGDPEDPTRNATYYDPTFDYLRAIGFPVI; from the coding sequence ATGAGACGCGAATACTACTCCGATACCATCGCCACATTCCTCGACAAAGAGGCGGCCACGATTCTCGGTACCCTCGCTACGAACCACGTCCACGACCTGGAGCCGTCACAACGCGATGCATGGCTTGAAGAGATCAGGATTCTGAAACAGGTGCTCGGGGCATATCCGCATCGTGGCAAAGTCTACTTTGAATACTCAATCCCGCGATTGGGACGCCGAATCGATGTTGTGGTTCTCATCGATCACGTGATTTTTGTTTTCGAATTCAAGATCGGCGAAGAGCAATTCACAGCGTCTGCCATCGATCAGGTCTGGGATTATGCCCTGGACCTCAAGAACTTCCACGAGTCAAGTCATCATCCTCCGGTCGCGCCTGTCCTCGTAGCGAGCAGAGCTGCCGATATCACTCCTTGTGTTGCGTTGACTCCACACAATGACGGCCTGTTTCTGCCCATCCTTAGCAACACCAGCGCATTAGGCGATGTCATCAGAGAGGTGCTGGAATTCAGCAGCGGCCCTGCGATTCCTGTCGACCAGTGGGAACAAGGGCACTACTGTCCGACTCCGACGATCATTGAGGCTGCGACCGCGTTATACAGTGGACACGCTGTTCAGGAGATTTCGCGGAGCGACGCCAGTGCTATCAATCTCAGCCAGACCTCTGACGCCATCTCCGAGATCATTGAATCGGCGCGAGCGGGTTCCCACAAGGCCGTCTGCTTCGTGACGGGGGTTCCGGGCGCCGGCAAGACGCTCGTTGGCCTCAACATCGCGACCAAGCATATTGATAGTGACAATGCTCTTTACAGCGTGTTCCTCTCCGGCAATGGCCCGTTGGTAGCGATTCTGCGTGAGGCACTGGCACGCGACCAAGTTCGTCGGGAGGCAGAGCGGGGGCGCCGAATGAAGAAAGGTGAGGCGCGCAGTCAGGTGAAGGCGTTCATCCAAAACGTCCACCATTTTCGCGACGAGTGTCTCGTCGACTTGGAAAGGCCGCCAATAGAACATGTTGCTCTCTTCGATGAAGCGCAACGCGCCTGGAATCGCGAACGGACAGCGGATTTCATGCGCCGCAGGAAACACGTGCCAGACTTCTCTCAATCGGAACCGGAATTCCTCATATCGTGTCTGGATCGACATCCGGATTGGGCTGTCATTGTGTGCCTGGTGGGCGGTGGGCAGGAGATCAACACCGGTGAAGCCGGGATCAGTGAGTGGATCGACTCGCTGGCCCGCGCCTTTCCGCACTGGCGCATCTATATTTCCTCGCGCCTGACCGACAGTGAGTACGGCGGGGGACAAGCCCTCCAACGTATCGCATCCCGTCCCGGCGTTGTGCTCAGAGACGAATTGCATCTGGCCGTTTCCATGCGATCATTTCGCGCCGAGCATGTGTCTTTGATGGTCAAGCAACTGCTCGATATAGAGCCAGACCAAGCACGTCTCACGCTGGGGCAGATTGCAGACCGTTATCCTATCGTCCTTACCCGCGACCTGCACAAAGCAAGAAAATGGCTTAGGCACAAAGCGCGCGGGTCCGAGCGCTACGGGATTGTAGTCTCCTCGCAGGCACAACGATTGAAGCCTCACGCCATCGATGTGCGAACTCCATTGGACCCGATCCATTGGTTTCTCGATGGCAAAGAGGATGTGCGATCGTCATACTACTTGGAAGATGCGGCGACCGAGTTTCATGTCCAAGGCTTGGAGCTCGACTGGGCGTGTGTGACATGGGATGGGGACTTCAGGCATACGAGGAATGGTTGGGAGCATTGGTCATTCTGTGGCGATCGGTGGAAGCGGATCAGGAAGCCGGAACGGCAGACATACCTAAAGAATGCCTATCGGGTGTTGTTGACGCGAGCGCGCCAGGGGATGGCGATCGTAGTCCCCGAGGGTGATCCCGAAGACCCCACACGAAATGCCACATACTATGACCCAACATTCGACTACCTGAGAGCAATTGGCTTTCCGGTGATCTGA